TTGATGTGGAAACCCGTACCCTCAATAAAAGAGCCTTTCATCTGATGCTAAATGATCAGTATGATGCAAAAAAAAATATCCTCCTAGTTTCGGTAGTCATAGATGATCTTTTGCAAATTCAATCTACTATTGGCCACAGTAATGTCAATCAACTGCTGGAAGTCATTGCAAATAAAATGCAAACCATTTTTTCAACCTATGTCTTTCATTCCCGCAGCAATGTCTTAAGTGTTATTTTGCATCAACCACAAAATTTAGTAGAAATCAGATTGCTTGAAATGGAAGCCTATCTTGACCAGATGTTCAATGTCGGTCAATTCAGTGTATTGCCACGCTTTCATATCGACATAATCAATACAGAAGTTGTTAAGGAATCCTGTGATGAAGTTTATGAATTGATGAACTATATGACCGCCCACCATCAGGCAATTCGCGGCAAAAAAGTTTATTTGCTGGACGATGAAATTATTGCCCAAAAACAACGTTATACTACAATCGACAAACTATTACATCATGCCATTGAACACGATGGCTTTACCGTTGTCTATCAGCCCATATTCGATGTCCATAAAAAAGGTTTTCGTTCAGCTGAAGCACTGGTTCGGCTCACTGATAACCAAACTATTGGATTTATTTCTCCGGAAGAATTTATCGTTATTGCTGAACGTAAGGGGCTGATTATGGATCTGGGACGGATTGTCTTTGAAAAAGTTTGTACTTTTGCGTCGAAAAACAAGCTCTATGAGGGAGAATTTGACTATATTGAAGTCAATTTATCAGGAATTCAATGTGTTCACCCTGACCTGCCTCGACAACTTGAGTCAATTATGAAAGAACACCATATTCCGCCAGCCTTTTTAAATCTTGAAATAACTGAAACGGCTTCAGTAGAGTCCGGTGAAATGCTAGATCGAAATATGGTTGACCTGAGAAATCTGGGATGCAGTTTTTCTATGGACGATTTCGGAACCGGCTATTCCAACCTTTCTAAAATGAGTGAAGTGGTGTATGATCTGGTTAAAATCGATAAAAGCCTGATCTGGCCGTGCTTTACTAATGATAATAACCAAAAGTCATTGGCTATTCTTAAAAATATGATTAATATGCTCTTGGAACTCAATGTCAAAATTGTAGCCGAGGGTATTGAAACAAAAGAAATGTGTGATTTTCTGGAAGAACAGAATATTACTTACCTGCAAGGTTACTATTTCTCAAAGCCCATTTCCGAGGATGCTTTTCTTGAATTCTTAAAAAACCATCCACTTCAAGAAGAAACTGCATCTTAATTCTGTACTAGCTTTAATTAAACCCTGCAGTTAAACCCTGCAGTCGGTTCGCTGACCTGCGCTCTTTACTGGCTGGCTAACAGATTTTTCTAATACCCATAGTCAACTAGACTCTTAGAACCTACTACAGCGAAAAAACGAACCTTGCGGCACTCGGTTCCGCTGACGCTTCACCTCGTCGCGTCAGTCGCCTTATGGCTCCTTCCTTCTGAAAATATAAAAAGAACTTAAAACAAACGAGTTTGCTTTAAGTTCTTTTTATATTTTCAGAGCCGCATGGCTCGTTGTTTCGCGCAAAAAAGACTTTAGCCGGTTCTGCATTTTTTTATTGCTGAACCGGCTTAGTCCAAAATCTCTTCAGTTGTCATCCGTTTGGATTCCTCCTATTGATTTTTTATCAAAGATTGTTTTCTTTTTCAGTTAATTGTTAACCTTTTTATTTAAGATTTTCTGGTTTTCATTTTGCTTCAAAGTTTAATGATTTTTAATCTCTTTTCTTTTGGAGAAGTGAGCGAATTTTATTGAGTTTAACTTCCTTTAATAATGCTCGGAAGTTTTTCGATAATTTTCTTGCAATCTTAAACTTTTTCGTGAAGCTTTTTTACTTGCCTTCTTTTCTTAATTCTTTGAATTCTTTCGGATTCTTTACCAAATACAATTTGAGTGACTGTTTCAGCTTTTAACTGATCTGCTGTTTCAATAATTATTTGGTGGTTATTTTTCTGAAAAATTTGTTTATCTTTGATGTAAGATAATTATAGCACTTCCTTGAAAAAAGTAAATAGATTTCTTGTAAACGTTTGTATTTATTTTATATGATTGTCGTAATATAATTGTAAACGTTTTTAGTTTTGTGTTATTCTCAACGATAACGATCTATTTTATGCCTTGCTAGAAAATAATCTCAAAACAATTCATCATATTGCTTGTATAAGCCTGACAACGTCCTCCATGAAGTTGTACTATGCTTCTTACAATTGCCAATCCCAGGCCGTTTCCTTTGTTCTCGGTATTCACTTGATAAAAACTGTTCCAGACCTTATCAAACGCTGAATCCGGCAATAATTTTCCGGAATTTGCAACTAGCAGTTTCATTTTATCATCAAATTTACTTATCTCGATTTGAATGATTCCACCATCATCTACATATTTAAAAGCATTGTTTAAAAGGTTGATAATGACCTGGTGGAGCCGTATTCTGTCAGCAAACACTTCAATATTAATTAAAGGTTCAAAATCAACCTTAATTTTTTTATTCTCTGTTATATAGCTGAAACGTTCAATACTTTCCTGTATCAGATCGTTTATTATAAAGTTACTTTTTTCTATCGTGAACGTACCGGATTCATACCCCGAAAGATCAAGTAAATCTTTAACCAAAGTATTCATACGATTTGCTTCAGAAAAGATAATGTTGTAATAGTCCTTTCGCTGCTCATCCGTTTTGGGGATTTCCTTATTCAATCCGTCCGTGTAGGCAATAATCATAGCCAATGGATTTTTTAGTTCATGAGAGACATCCGATACAAACTGGCGCCGCATCGTTTCCAGCCTTTGTTCTTTTGAAAGTTCCTGTGCCAGTTTCTCATTTGCCATATTAAGCGAAGCTATGGAAGATGACAAATGTTCAGCCATCCTGTTTATACTACCCATCAACGCATTGATTTCATCGCTGCCTTTCACATCCAGCTTTTCAGAAAAATCCTGTCCAGCCATTTTTCTTGTTACTGATTCCATTTTAATGATCGGCCGCGTTAAACGCCGGGTAATGAAATATGTAACTACGATACCAGTTAAAAAGATTACCACCGCAGTAATACTGACGAATCTAAAAAATATTTTGACAGCCTCGTCAGCTAGGCCTGTACGCTTGGTAAGTATTATCAATTCATCCTTAGGAAGTCTTTCAGCAAATACCATCAAACTGCCATGTCCATCAGAAGTAACATTAAAATAGCTTTCTTCTTCTCCTGCCATTACTATATGCTCGATATCGTTTAAATAATCTTCTCCCAGCCTATCCAATAGCGGATTCGTTTGTGGACCAATAGGATTAAGCTCACTGTCATAGATAAAAATTGATGCACCCGTTTTCTGTTTTAATTCCGCCAGTAGTTTCTGCTGTTCCTCTGTCATCAGCCTATCTCTAAAACCTTCCACATTAGTGGACATAGTCTTCTCATTCATTGATATATAGTATTCATAAAAGAACATCTTTGTAACTGCCAGAAGCAAACACAGGAGCAAAAGGAAAGTAACCGAAAAAATAAGCATTAGTCTGACTCGTATGCTATTCATTTTCATCCAACCTGTACCCTACTCCTCTGACTGTTTTTATTAATTTGCCCGCTTCACCCAATTTAGCTCTTAATGTTTTTATATGTGTGTCTATCGTCCGCGGATCCCCATCATAGTCGTATCCCCAGATTCTATCCAGTAACCTTAATCTGTCAAGACTGATTCCTCGGTTATCAAACAGGTAATTGAGAAGTTCATACTCTTTCATTGTCAGCTCGCAAATCTCTTTGCTAACCCAAACGGTTCTGGATGAGCGTTCGATCGTCACCGGGCCCAATTCGACTGGTAAGTCTTTATTTGAATTTTTTCTGAGAATAGATTTAATTCGAGCCATCAGGACATTGTAATTGAATGGTTTGGAAATATAGTCATCCGCCCCAAGGTTAAGGCCCTTGATTTCGTGATAATCGTCACTCAGTGCCGTTAAAAATACAATCGGCACTTCAATAAAATCTCTTAACGCTTCCAGAACTTCAAAACCATCCATCCCGGGCATTCTAATATCCAGGAGGATCAAATCCAGATCCCTGTTTTCAAGCGCCTCTTGAATCCCCGCTTCCCCGCTCTCTCCTTCAAGAACAGAAAATCCTTCATGCTCCAGAAAATCTCTAATAATTCTTCGGATATTCGGTTCGTCATCAATCACTAAAACCTTTGGCATAAAAATTACTCCCCATCCTGATGTAACTTGATCAGTATAAATGATTCTGACCTGAATTAATTATCATTATTATAACACATCAGTGTGATTAATTTGCATCTCTCACCAGACGTACATAGTTGTAAACCCGCCTGACATCTCCCTGAGGTCCGTTTCCATAAGATGCGCTCCCTATTTTAGGATCGGTTCTCTGGCATCCGGCTCCGTGAACATCCATGAATTCAGCGTCATTACCCTGAATACTAAAATACCCCAGCGCTCTGCCAAAACACAGGATTGCCGCATCTTTTCCCGGGTTAAAACTGGTACTGGTCCAAAAGAAGGGATAGTCCACTTGTGAGGCTTCATTAAATATCTGGCTGCATTCAAACACCGGATCGATGGCGGCGCTGTTTGTAGTGTCAGGACTCCTGGCGTAATCCAGGATACTCTGAAGTTCTTTGGCGTTTGGGAGACGCCAGTCGTCATATCCGGCATATTCGGCATTCTCAGCAAATTCCAGCGCTTCCTGCCAGTTAAGGCTGCCATTATCGTTTGTGAAAGCACTCATGTCAAATCCATCATCACCGCTATCAACCTGCGACCACATCAATTCCGTAGCTTCATCGGTTACGGTTCCGTCACCGTTATCAACAAAGAGATTGATGCCGTAATCAGTATCGCCCCGTACCAGCCTGATATAGTACTGACCTGATGAACCCCTATTGCCGGGCTCCTGCGGGTAGCCTTTGATTCTTCCGTCGGCGAAATTAACACCGAAAAATGTTGCCGTTCCATTCATGGTGGTGCTGACATATTCTGTTGCAGAAATATATTGTGCATCAATGTAGCGTTTCACTCCATCATCGGGATATTCAAATTCGAAGTAGCCCGTGTCGATAAAAGGCACGGCATCCTCTGGTGTTGTTTTAGCTGATTGTTCACCTGTGCCCTGGTTGCCGGAAAAATCGATAAGGGAATAGAGCTCTTTGATAGTCGGTATTCGCCAATCGTCATATCCACCTGTCGTGCAGGCATTGGCATAACTTTGGACTTCATCAAAATTACACAAGGAGAATCCCTGCTCCCACATCAGGCCGGTGACATTGTCGGTAATTGTTCCGTCGCCATTATCTGTGTAACTGGCCTGAAAGCCAGAATAATTGGCATCCTGTCCATAAAACAGATCACCTGTTTCCTGCGTTATGGTCTTGGCTGAATTATTATAGAATTCGGTTTGCCCTGTATCAACAATTGGATAGCTTGAAGCCGTATTGACATCATCCGTATTCTCCTCATCTGGCAGATTCTCTTCATTTTCCTCTGGTCCTACACCGAGCAGCTCAGCCAATGCCCTAGCCTGCTTTTTTGTAATTACCCCTTCTTCAACAGCCATTCGGATCGGCTCCTTTCCAGGCTGTTCTTTTATATAGGAAAGAAATTTCAGCATTTGCGCTTCTGTCATCTTTCCTTGCTCGACTAACTGATCAATCGCACTTTTTAGTGTTTCAACCTGCTGAGACTTAACTGGTAAGTCAAGCTTTGGTGCTGCCTGCTTAATTTGAGTCTGCGTTCCCCCTTCTACAACAGTTATGCCCAAAATATCATTGAACGTCAACAGTGATAAGAGCAGAATAAAAGCCATCATCAATACTGAAATTCTTGATCCATTTCTTTTCATTAACCTCAACCTCCCTGAAGATTTCTATAATGATATACTAACTTATTTGTGTGAAATACTTGTGAAGCTTTTATCATTTAGGTAATGAGCGTTTCATTTGTAAGCAGTCATTCCCGCTTAGATCTAAAAGCCGCTAACGCAAAAAAAGCCGCTTTCGCGGCTCTGATATTTTAGAAAAGTGCTGGCTTATCCCAGAGTGGTAGCTTAGTTCCAATGTCATTAGCGATGGCGTAGTCATAAATTTCTTTACCCCAGGCCACATCTTCTACCGGCATTCCACCAACTGAATACAATATAATTTGCTCGTCACTTTCGCGGCCAGGAACTTTGCCGTTTAAGATGGCACCCAAGTCATGAATTTTTGATTTATCGAGACGACCTTCATGAGCCAGATCCATAAATTTGGATCCTAAAATATAGACGATATCATAGGTTGGATAGGGATATTCTTCTGCCCATGCTTCATACAGTTCAATATTGTCTACAACCAATTTTGCTTTTCCGCTTAAAAGAAAATCATCATCAAAATCTGCTGCACCTGGAAGGCAGAAAAGTGCACCAGGTTTAATCCATTCTGTCTCAACATGAGGATAAGCACTTACGCCAACCCCCATCGACGTTGATGTAGCAAAACTGATAATATCTGAGTCTCTAACGCATTCTTCAAGGGTATCACAGACAATAATTGTTGTGAACTGCGGACATTTTTCCTGAACAAATTCAATACATCGATCGATAGAAGCCTGACCGCGACCTTTGATTTTTAAGGTATCCAGACTTGGACGCAGGGCCGCAAATGTTTCAATAGCAGTCCGGTTGATGACACCTGGGCCAACAATCCCCAGCACCTTGGCATTTTCCACCGCCAGATTTTTGACACCTACACCGGGAACGCCAGCTGTCCGATATGAACTTAACAGATTTGCTGACATCAAAGCCAGAGGAGCCCCAGTGTCTTTATCATTGAGCATGGCCATTAAAATTGAACGGGGCAGTTCTTTATTTCGGTTATCTGTATTGGATCCATACCATTTCATTCCCGCTACATCGTATTTACCGCCAACATAGGCCGGCATTGCCATAAAGCGGCGATCAGGAGTGTTTCGAGGCATATTGGGAAATTCCGGTTCATCAGGGAAGGTAATCATGCATCCATGGGAGTTTCCATTATCTCCTCCCATTCGATAGTCACCATTGTCTAAAATCTTCAGCATTTCTTCCATGCAGTCCGTGCATCGCACCACATCATCTACTTTTGCCTTTAACATATCCGCTTCACTTAAGTAAATAAAATCAAGTTGTGTATTCATTTTTTTCTCCTTTTTATTCAGTTGCTGAATCAGCAGCAATTTTTTCAGTTTCATCAGAAATAAAATTTTTGTCCCGGACAGCATGATAGAGTTCATTCTCCATAGCCATGACATCCTTTATCGCAAAGGGTTTGAAGAGTTTCACCTTCATCACCAGTTTGATCCATACCACCGCATAAACCGCGAGTGCTGAGAAGATAATCGAAGTTGTCTTGTAAATCTCTACTCTGATTGAAGGATCAAAAGCTATATTGTAAATCATCCATAAGATTCCTGCAATTCCGATAATCGGCAAGACTGGACCCAACGGCACCTTAAATGTTCTTGGCACCTTAGGCATACGCTTTCTTAAAACCAGTACATCAACATGAGCAATAATATATGCTACCATCCAGAAAACACAACCGGTTAGAATTAGAAATGAGAGCTGTTCTGTGGTGGATAAGCCGGTTGCCACAATTAAAAGGATACTGCCGCCAACTGTCAGAATACCGACATAGGGAGCACCTTTTTTATTGGTTTTCATAAAGACCGCTGGCAGCAGCTTGATTTTTGCCATACCTACACAAATATATGCCAGGGAAGCAATAATTGTGTTAATACTGCTGGTTACTGCCAGAATCGATACTAGTGCCATCCACAAGGTTCCGACGTTGCCTATAAGCAGGGTTCCATATAAAACATGTGGTGTCGTGCTGGCTCCCAGCTCAGCCCAGTCAGTATAATTTTTGAAACCAAAAACGAGGAAGGTCTGCATAACCATTACGATAACCAGACTCAAAATCATCCCCAGGGGGACATTTTTACGGGGATTTTTTACCTGATTGGAAATCGGCACAATAAACTCACAACCAATGAAGAGGAAAAATGTCAAGCCGCAAAGGGCAGCAATATCCGAAAAATCGTAAGATAAAACAGCCGGCTGTTCGATCACCTGACCTGAACCAAGTTTTAAGGCCCCAATGACACCCATAATACCCAGAGAAATAATCAGCCCATAGGCTACCAGATTCTGAATTTTTGCAAACATATCAACGCCATTTAAATTGACAATCATTAAAATAACCAGCAGGCCAATACAATAGGCTGTTCCTGATATATTCAAATCCGGCAGTACTGTGCTCAAGGTATTTCCAAACATCGCAACCTCAGCGCTGCCAACAATCGTATTACAAACCAGATAACCTCCTACCATGGCGATAACAGTTACAAAAGGCCCCAGTCCGGCTAAAGTGTACTGTGCCAGACCACCGGTCAAATTAGGCATGATGGCATTAAGTTCTGAAATGGACAAAGCTGTTAAAATATTTAACACACAGGCAATGGCCATAGAAATAATAATTGTTTCGCCAATTGCCGCAGAGCCCTGTCCCAGCGATAAGAGACAGCTGGTTGCCACAATAAGTCCTACGCCAGTTGCAATAACGCTACCCAATCCAAGATTTTTTTCTTTCAATTTCTTCACCCTCCTTTTCTTCAATTCATTTTTTCATGTTTTAACACAAGTTTTACTTTTTATAAATCCCCTTCGATGAGCGCTTCTTCTCCCTCTTCACCTGTTCTTACCCGAACCGCATTAGTCACCGGTGAGATGAAAATTTTACCGTCGCCAATATGCCCAGTATAAAGCTCCTTTTTGACAAATTCCATGAAATGATCCACTTCTTTTGTCGGCAGAACTACCATTACCATCTGTTTGGGTAAAAGGCTGGGGCATGATTTTTTGTCAACTTCATATTCCTGAGTTCCCAGTTGGACGCCACATCCCATTACCTGCATAACCGTCATTCCAGTTATTCCAAACTGCCCGAAAGCTTCCTGCAGAGCCGTTACTTTTGCCATACTTGTAATAATTTCCACCTTTGATAATTCCATCATTTTTCTCCTTATATTTTATTTTTATCTTTATATTTTATTTTTATCTTTAAACGACGCAAAGCGCCGCCGGAACAAACCGGTCAGACGCCTTTGTCTTGTTAATCATCATTTTATTCTTCTCCACGGACATCCTTGTCCTTTTCAGCAGATCATATTTTTGCTTTAAACCGGTCATACCTGAAGTCATCCATTGCAACCGTAGTCTCGTCACCATTTATCATTTGCGCGATATTATAAGCCGCACCTGGCGCAATTCCAAATCCATGACCTGAGAATCCACATGCCACATAAAGGCCCGGAACTTCATCAATTTCTGAAATGACCGGAATCTTATCCGCACATTCATCAATATATCCTGCCCAGCTTCTGACAATCTTGGTGTTGGCCAGAGCCGGAAAATATCCCATAACGGCCCGACAAGTACAGGAAGCACCAATACTGGAAAGCATCCGGTTGTCATTATCCCGATTATAGGCTTCCAGCCCGGTCGATCCGCCAAAGACGAAAGAACCATGGGTTGACTGATGGCCATAGAAGTCTGCTTCAGCAGTACCTAACATCTGCTCGAACATATAGGGTTCGGCTTCCGTTACAAGACATTCCATTTTGATTGGATGCATGGGAATGTCTATTCCCACATCAGCCGTTATCTTGCGGCTTGCTGCACCAGCAGCAATCAGTACCTTATTTGCCTCATAAACATCTCCCTCGGTTATCACTTTCTGAAGCCGACCCTTCATCTTTGTCAAGCCGATAACCTGCTCACCGGTGATAAAACGGACCCCAAGCTCTCTGGCTTTCTTGTAATAGCCTAGGGTTGCTGTTAAGGGGTTTGCATGTCCATCGGTAGGGCACCAGGAGGCACCGACTACTTCATTTGATAAATGGGGATTAATTGACCTTACTTCTCCACCATCGATCATTTTAACATCCAGTCCACAAGCAACAGCTCGTTCGGTCAATCCCTGCAGTATTTTTAGATGCTGTTCAGTTTTTCCCAGTCGCAGGTTACCCTTCTGGGTATATTCAACCTCCACGCCCAGTTCTTCTGAAAGTCCTGGCCAAAGGTTTTTAATTCCCCACATGACCATCGGCAGTTCCCGGGGATCACGTCCTGACTGGCGTACACCTCCACCATTTCTCGAAGAACCACCGTTACCAATATGGTCAGCAGCTTCAAGAACGATGACGGAAACTCCTTTTTTAGCCAGATAATAAGCTGTTCCACAACCAATAATCCCAGCTCCGACAATAATCACATCAGCTGTATTCTTCATCAACGACTCCGTCCTTTCTCATTGCCTAAAACATTCATTTCTGTGGGTCTGATAGGAGCTCGACTGGTACCCGGTGCCACCATACCCGGTGATATCTGAAGTTCTTCGGCAACAATTCTTTTAACCAGTTTCTGACAGGTCTGTCCCTGGCACAAGCCCATTCCGGCTCGCAAATATCTTTTGATTTCAGTAAGTGTATACATTCCGTCATGAACAGCTCTTCTGATTTCACCTTTGGTAATTTCCTCACAACGGCAAATCAGCATATCATCATCAGGCTCTGCGGTGAATGCTTTGAGCTCGACTGAGCGATCTTTTATTTTTTTCATATCCGACTCCTCTTCTTAAATAGCCTTGAAAAACCGGGCATTCATGGAATATTCAAGTGGTACTTTAATAGTCAACAGATTGGTATGGTCATAAGCCGCCAAACTTTTGATAGCAACGACCTCAGCTTCACAGCAGCTTTCTCCACTTCTTGTCAGCGCGATGCCCTTGTGACCTTTTTGGGGCAAAGGTAAGAACTCATAGGGAAGAGTTACTTCCGCAAAACCTTCTTCAGCATTTTCTGAAACCAGAAAGATCGCCTGTCCGGAACAGGCAGCCACACAAAGGCCACAGCCCGAACACTTGGATTCATCGTTAACAACCGGTAAAGCAGTGATGTTCTCCCCAATTTTAATACAGTTTCTAGAGCAGGCATCCTGACAGGGATTGCACGGGATATTCTGTGTACACTCCATCACCGGATGAATAGCCGCACCATTGCTCACACCAGGATAACGACCAATTTCTTCATCTGAAATATAACCGTTTTGCAGCAGTGAAGAAGAAACAAAATGTCCCTCATCCGTCTTTTCAATTATTTTGCCCCGGTTCTCCGGTGCAAACATCCCCTGTCTTAGCGATTCAAGATCTTTTTTCCGGCGTTTCAATTCAGTATCTTTCTCTTCTAAACCTATAAAACCAAGGCGACTGGCTACACATATACCAGCCATGCTCCCTTCGATCATCGCCGAACTTGCTTCTTCAATACCGGATACATCCCCTGCAGCAAAAACTCCTTTAATGGATGTTTCCCCGTCCTGATCAATCACTGGCACTTCTCCGCCTTTTGAAGGATCATCAATCATTTCACAACCAGCCATTTTTAACAGTTGGGACATTGGCGATAGTCCCACTGCAATACAGATGGTATCACAATCAAATTTCTTTTCGCTTCCAGCAATTGGTTTAAATGAGGCGTCCACTTGTGTGATGATTACCTCCTCAACCTGCTCTTCACCTTTTGCCTGTTTAATGACATGGGAAAGATAAAAGGGAACACCGCACCTGGCTAGCTTCGCAGCATGTACTCCGTAGCCGCCAATCTTAGGCGCCGCATCCACTATTGCTACAACTTGGCACCCTGCCTGCATCAACTGAAAACTGACAACCAGCCCAACATTTCCGCTGCCCAGCATTACAACCTTTTGTCCCGGTTTAATCCCGTGTAGGTTCATCATCGTCTGAGCCGCTCCGGCCCCGATAACACCGGGAAGGGTCCATCCTTTAAAAGTAGCCATGTTTTCAGAAGCACCGGTCGCCATCACGATGGCATCTCCCTTGAAATAATCAACTTCTTCGCCAAAACGGACAGCAATTTCCTTATCCTGATAAAGACCAATTACAGTTGCTCCCAACATGACCTCAACACCCAACTCATGTGCTTCAGCCAGGAGTTCACTACCTATCTGAATCCCTCTTATTTTAGCCCGATGCTCTTTTGAACCGAAAAATTTATGGATCTGTTTAAACAGTTGGCCACCCGGCTTTTCATTCTCATCAAAAACGATAACCGAAAGTCCGCGACGGGCTGCTTCAATCGCTGCTGACAGACCCGCCGGTCCGGCACCGACTACAATTAGATCTGCCCGTTTCATGATGCACTCTCCTCTTTCGCCACCACGCCGTCCTGTGTCGCTACTGTCATACCTGCTACCAGTGGTGTAATGCAGGTTCTTACGTTTGGTTTGCCATCTACCACCATGACACAATCGGTGCATCGACCGATAGCACAAAATATTCCCCGAGGTTCATGTTCTTTTTTTGTAAAACGGTGAACCATCACCCCAGCAGCTTTTAAGGCAACCGCAACTGGTTCACCAGCGTATCCCGATAAAGTCTGACCATCAAAGGTAAAATTAACTAATTCGCCTTTTTGTGTTTCTCCCAGTATTGGATGTTTTTCGATTCGTTCCATAGTAGTCCCTCCTATTGATCTATAATTGCCATCATTTCAATTTCACAAAGCTGTGATGGCCGATTTAGTTCGTTGATACCAAACGCCGTAAACAATGGTCGTATATCATAAAAGATTTCAGTGTATGCTCTTCCTACTTCTGCAGCATCCTTCATGTTAGTCAGATAGGCATCGATTTTCACCACATCAGCTGCCGTTGCACCAGCCTCCTTTAGGAGCTTAACCTGTTTTTCAAAAATGTATCTGGCCTGTTGGTAGGGACTATCCTCGCCATAGACACTGCCATCCAATTGCACTGCAGTCGTTCCACCAATCATAATTGTATTGCCTACTTTAACCATTCTTGAATATCCCACCACATCTTCCAGTGGTGCGCCTGATGAAAAATTGATTCTGCTCATAAACCTGCTCCTTTTATATTTCCATTACATTTAAATGACCTATAAAAAACAATTTTTGGATTTTCTCGTATTTACAAAACGTCACTTATCTTTGAAAAATTGTTCTGTATGCTTCTATTATTTATACTATGTCTAAAAAAGAAAACAAGGGCGCCTGAGAATAATCTCGGCGCCCTTGCCTTTTCTTAACTTGACACTATGATAAAGCAATTTCGTAAAATTGTAAAACAGAAAGATAGTTGTTGACATCAACCAAATGGTTGAATATAATAATTCAAAAAAGGATGCGAAAAATGATAAATCAAAGACATCTGGAATATTTTCTTAAAGTCTATCAATATAAAAGTATCAGTAAAGCTGCTGAAGCCCTTCATATTTCCCCTCAGGGTATCAGTAAAACCATTCTGTCTCTGGAGGAAGAAGTGGGTGAAGTCCTATTTGATCGCAAAGGCAAATCATTGACTCCCACTCCAGCCGCAACAGTGTTAAAACACCATGCCCAAAAGATCCTGGACGAATATGAGCTAATTCAATCCCGCCAATTTTTGTCCCCCAGTCGAAAAATCCCCTTGAAAATTTTGACTTCATGTG
This genomic interval from Eubacteriaceae bacterium ES3 contains the following:
- a CDS encoding FAD-binding oxidoreductase, whose amino-acid sequence is MKNTADVIIVGAGIIGCGTAYYLAKKGVSVIVLEAADHIGNGGSSRNGGGVRQSGRDPRELPMVMWGIKNLWPGLSEELGVEVEYTQKGNLRLGKTEQHLKILQGLTERAVACGLDVKMIDGGEVRSINPHLSNEVVGASWCPTDGHANPLTATLGYYKKARELGVRFITGEQVIGLTKMKGRLQKVITEGDVYEANKVLIAAGAASRKITADVGIDIPMHPIKMECLVTEAEPYMFEQMLGTAEADFYGHQSTHGSFVFGGSTGLEAYNRDNDNRMLSSIGASCTCRAVMGYFPALANTKIVRSWAGYIDECADKIPVISEIDEVPGLYVACGFSGHGFGIAPGAAYNIAQMINGDETTVAMDDFRYDRFKAKI
- a CDS encoding P-II family nitrogen regulator translates to MELSKVEIITSMAKVTALQEAFGQFGITGMTVMQVMGCGVQLGTQEYEVDKKSCPSLLPKQMVMVVLPTKEVDHFMEFVKKELYTGHIGDGKIFISPVTNAVRVRTGEEGEEALIEGDL
- a CDS encoding Rid family hydrolase, with the translated sequence MSRINFSSGAPLEDVVGYSRMVKVGNTIMIGGTTAVQLDGSVYGEDSPYQQARYIFEKQVKLLKEAGATAADVVKIDAYLTNMKDAAEVGRAYTEIFYDIRPLFTAFGINELNRPSQLCEIEMMAIIDQ
- a CDS encoding (2Fe-2S)-binding protein — encoded protein: MERIEKHPILGETQKGELVNFTFDGQTLSGYAGEPVAVALKAAGVMVHRFTKKEHEPRGIFCAIGRCTDCVMVVDGKPNVRTCITPLVAGMTVATQDGVVAKEESAS
- a CDS encoding APC family permease; the protein is MKEKNLGLGSVIATGVGLIVATSCLLSLGQGSAAIGETIIISMAIACVLNILTALSISELNAIMPNLTGGLAQYTLAGLGPFVTVIAMVGGYLVCNTIVGSAEVAMFGNTLSTVLPDLNISGTAYCIGLLVILMIVNLNGVDMFAKIQNLVAYGLIISLGIMGVIGALKLGSGQVIEQPAVLSYDFSDIAALCGLTFFLFIGCEFIVPISNQVKNPRKNVPLGMILSLVIVMVMQTFLVFGFKNYTDWAELGASTTPHVLYGTLLIGNVGTLWMALVSILAVTSSINTIIASLAYICVGMAKIKLLPAVFMKTNKKGAPYVGILTVGGSILLIVATGLSTTEQLSFLILTGCVFWMVAYIIAHVDVLVLRKRMPKVPRTFKVPLGPVLPIIGIAGILWMIYNIAFDPSIRVEIYKTTSIIFSALAVYAVVWIKLVMKVKLFKPFAIKDVMAMENELYHAVRDKNFISDETEKIAADSATE
- a CDS encoding (2Fe-2S)-binding protein produces the protein MKKIKDRSVELKAFTAEPDDDMLICRCEEITKGEIRRAVHDGMYTLTEIKRYLRAGMGLCQGQTCQKLVKRIVAEELQISPGMVAPGTSRAPIRPTEMNVLGNEKGRSR
- a CDS encoding FAD-dependent oxidoreductase codes for the protein MKRADLIVVGAGPAGLSAAIEAARRGLSVIVFDENEKPGGQLFKQIHKFFGSKEHRAKIRGIQIGSELLAEAHELGVEVMLGATVIGLYQDKEIAVRFGEEVDYFKGDAIVMATGASENMATFKGWTLPGVIGAGAAQTMMNLHGIKPGQKVVMLGSGNVGLVVSFQLMQAGCQVVAIVDAAPKIGGYGVHAAKLARCGVPFYLSHVIKQAKGEEQVEEVIITQVDASFKPIAGSEKKFDCDTICIAVGLSPMSQLLKMAGCEMIDDPSKGGEVPVIDQDGETSIKGVFAAGDVSGIEEASSAMIEGSMAGICVASRLGFIGLEEKDTELKRRKKDLESLRQGMFAPENRGKIIEKTDEGHFVSSSLLQNGYISDEEIGRYPGVSNGAAIHPVMECTQNIPCNPCQDACSRNCIKIGENITALPVVNDESKCSGCGLCVAACSGQAIFLVSENAEEGFAEVTLPYEFLPLPQKGHKGIALTRSGESCCEAEVVAIKSLAAYDHTNLLTIKVPLEYSMNARFFKAI